GTGTTGCAGAACCGCCAAATTCTCAAGAGGACCTTCCCGCAGGTTTTCTCCAACTGTTCCATTCGCCCTGTAGACGAATACTGCACCCGTCTGCGCCATGCGCTGGAATACTTGGCAGATTCTACTGCGTCGCCGAAAGTCGTGGTGCTGACACCCGGCATCTACAATTCGGCGTACTACGAACATTCCTATTTGGCACAGCAGATGGGCGTGGACCTCGTGACCGGAGACGACCTCGTGGTGCAAGACAAGAAGGTTTATGCCCGCACAACGCGCGGTCTCAAGCAGGTTCACGTGATTTATCGCCGTGTCGATGACGAGTTCTTGGATCCGAAGGTTTTCCGCCCGGATTCTTGCCTCGGCGTGCCCGGACTGATTGAAGCTTACAAGGCAGGTAACGTAGCGCTTGCGAATGCGCCCGGTTGCGGCGTTGCCGACGACAAGGCGATTTACACCTATGTGCCGCAGATTATCAAGTACTATCTCGGCGAAGAGGCGATCATCCCGAATGTGCCGACTTTTGTCTGCGAAAACCCGAAGCACATGCAGCATGTTCTGGACCACATCGAAAACATGGTCGTCAAGGCAGCCAGCGAATCTGGTGGCTACGGCATGCTCGTCGGTCCAAAATCGACAAAGGAGGAATGTGAGGCGTTCAAGAGCAAGATTATCGCGAACCCGCGTAACTACATTGCGCAGCCCATGATTTCGCTCAGCCGCGTGCCTTGCATTGTCGATGGCGGTTTTGAAGGTCGCCATGTGGACTTGCGCCCCTACATTGTGCAAGGGCGAGAGACTTACATTCTCCCCGGTGGCCTCACTCGCGTAGCACTCCGCAAGGGTTCTATCGTGGTGAATAGCTCGCAGGGCGGCGGATGCAAGGACACTTGGGTCATTGCCGAAAACGAAAAGGCTCCGGAACTCGGACAAGCCAAACTTTGGATGGAACAACAACAGCAACAACAATAGGAATTTAGAAGTAGGAAGTGTAATATGTTAAGTAGAGTCGCAAATTCCATTTATTGGCTCGCCCGCTATATCGAACGCGCCGAAAACGTCGCGCGAAGCATCGATGTGAACCTCCAGCTGCAACTGGACTTGCCCGGCGAAGAACGCCCTTGGGAACCGGTGATTCAG
This is a stretch of genomic DNA from Fibrobacter sp. UWB13. It encodes these proteins:
- a CDS encoding circularly permuted type 2 ATP-grasp protein; translated protein: MRFGNYDTEGFYDELCLPDGTPRPAAEPLFTKINELPEGELQRRQTIAESAFYDNGITFAVYGNKDGKDKIIPFDVIPRIVSATDWKHLEAGLKQRTEALNCFLTDIYNDRKILRDKVVPESLINTCTAYRPQMEGFVPPKGIWAHITGTDLVRDTDGTFYVLEDNMRCPSGVSYVLQNRQILKRTFPQVFSNCSIRPVDEYCTRLRHALEYLADSTASPKVVVLTPGIYNSAYYEHSYLAQQMGVDLVTGDDLVVQDKKVYARTTRGLKQVHVIYRRVDDEFLDPKVFRPDSCLGVPGLIEAYKAGNVALANAPGCGVADDKAIYTYVPQIIKYYLGEEAIIPNVPTFVCENPKHMQHVLDHIENMVVKAASESGGYGMLVGPKSTKEECEAFKSKIIANPRNYIAQPMISLSRVPCIVDGGFEGRHVDLRPYIVQGRETYILPGGLTRVALRKGSIVVNSSQGGGCKDTWVIAENEKAPELGQAKLWMEQQQQQQ